The Miscanthus floridulus cultivar M001 chromosome 6, ASM1932011v1, whole genome shotgun sequence genomic interval ccatcgtcatctaaacgtgaaacacttattaagtttcttcgcaaagagggtacaaatagaatatctgaaagcttaagtagaaaaccatcaactaattctagagaaagatctccaatggcttcaacttgagcttcaactccatttgctactttaattcttctttctcctctttacagggtcctcctcgtacgaatccctgtaatgaatttgcaacatgaatagttgcacctgaatcaatccacgaagtagattttgcataacttaaatacagggattcatatatgaatgtaatgaaatcctcacTTCTCTTCAGCAGGTTCTTCAGGAAGTATAGACAGTCCCTCTGgtagtgtccatgcttcttgcaccatttgcactgatccttttcaacttgagtgttgttgttcttctgatggtgctCAGTCTGAGGAGCTTTCCTTTGAGGTTTAacattcttattgaagttctttttcttatccttgataaggttagcagagtcaccctatAAGGACTTCAGCCTTttctcttcttgaacacacattgcgatgagcttTTCTATGTTCCACTTgtcgggctgcatgttgtagttaacaacaaaggttttatattcctttggcaaggaagcaaaaaccaaatgaatcaagAACTCATCCTTAAGTCCCAAATCTATTGGCTTTAGCTTCGAAGCCGTGTTGCttatcttcaaaatgtgctctctgataccgccaCCAGTATATTTTTCATTAaacaatttcttgatcaatgtactagtataagcctttgaagagccagtgaattgACTCTCCATCTTCTTTAGGTACTCTGTGGCAGTATCACAGTCTAGGATAGACCCCCTtatagccaccatcaagcacttgcggtttaATATGTCCCATTTCTTGCGCTCAAGATCATACTTCATGCACACTTCTACATGATCTCGCTGTCGAgtagtgaaatcagcatcagactcgttttcttccctcaccgggtccactggctcagtaggacatggaGAGGTGAGCGCTAAGTCATTCTCAGACAGTGCAAGTGTgagctcatacttctctcgccatactctGTAATTACCCCCTTCTAGAGGTGGTATGTGCGAGATGAatgccattgggttgagtcctgaaaaacaccgTCAGATATAGTGAGAAAATTATGACATTATAATTGCATTCTTTAATTTAATGTTGGTCACAATTAAAATATACAATactcttatacactaattctacatcaccgttgggcagaaatagaattaatgcatggaaaacttatgaataaacattataacattgttattatcaacgttggtcagaaaaataacaatattataatttactgattaaaattgactactcttcaaattaaattcttccgttggttcgaatttaattagaagattatTAACTTTaatattgcagcggaaacataaaaaattcattatctatttttcagaagcattgaACTTTTCTCAACtattctctgaaaaattatcccgttggttcaaattttaatagagatattaaattagacaaaattcatcgaaatctgcttctgaaaattaaataaacttcaaactttatttactgTTCATTCTGGCCTGGCCCAGCAGCAACAGTAATCGGCCCAGCAGCAACAGTGCACGGCCCCACCTGCAGCAGCAGCCCCTGTGCACGCTCGCGGCACCTCCCCcatgcccaggccgcaacctaggcctgggctagAAAAGTCGGTCGCCGCGCTCGCCGGCCTGGGCCAATTTCAGTCTAGTCGCTCTCGTCCGTTCATCCAGATCCGACGGCCAAGCGACGATTTCGGTTGATCAAAAGCCCCCCGACTGGCCGGCGCCCCCAAACCCTAATTCATTTCGAgtcttccctttctctctctcagcGCAGCAGCTCTCAGTGCAACAAGCAGCGGTAGCGACCGAGCGAAGGGAGAGAGCATGGCGCCGTTGCCGGCCCCTTCGCCGGTGCACGTGCTCCCATGCGGGTGAGCGCGCCACTGTCGAGTGGACTAGAGGCGGTGCCCTTGGCTGGAGCTCGCACAAGACCGATGAGTAGCTGCCCCGCTCGGCCTTCTTCTCGTGCGCTGACGAGGTGGCAGCGCGGTGCACGGCGAGGTAGGCCTCttccccctttccccttcttcttctccgccTGGATCTTGCTTCGTTCTTCTTGGATTTGTCcgatttggggattagggtttgattagggttagggtttcgctcACTGTGCTTCTTCCCCGAGTATGATTcatgggttagggttcggcttcgcGTGCCGATACCCCTTTCTCTTCTCTATGCTCCacctggttagggttagggttcggtgacTCTCTGTTTAGATCCGAAAACAAATCTATCACCTCCTTCTAGTTGCTAC includes:
- the LOC136460250 gene encoding uncharacterized protein encodes the protein MASPSSSKVADGLNPMAFISHIPPLEGGNYRVWREKYELTLALSENDLALTSPCPTEPVDPVREENESDADFTTRQRDHVEVCMKYDLERKKWDILNRKCLMVAIRGSILDCDTATEYLKKMESQFTGSSKAYTSTLIKKLFNEKYTGGGIREHILKISNTASKLKPIDLGLKDEFLIHLVFASLPKEYKTFVVNYNMQPDKWNIEKLIAMCVQEEKRLKSL